Proteins encoded together in one Micromonospora auratinigra window:
- a CDS encoding ABC transporter ATP-binding protein — protein MLLEINDLTLLYGRIQALHGISLRVDEGEVVALIGANGAGKTTTMRAISGLRPIASGSIVFDGTDVTRMRADLRVARGIGQAPEGRGVFPGMSVVENLEMGAYTRRDRAGIAEDMKMVMDLFPRLAERRKQAGGTLSGGEQQMLAVGRALMARPRLLLLDEPSMGLAPKLIQQIFEIITRINEQGTTILLVEQNAQQALSRAHRGYVLETGRIVKEGTGRDLLHDPAVKEAYLGVA, from the coding sequence ATGCTGCTTGAGATCAACGACCTGACCCTGCTGTACGGGCGGATCCAGGCGCTGCACGGGATCAGCCTGCGGGTCGACGAGGGCGAGGTGGTGGCGCTGATCGGCGCGAACGGCGCCGGTAAGACCACCACCATGCGGGCGATCTCCGGGCTGCGCCCGATCGCGTCCGGCTCGATCGTCTTCGACGGTACGGACGTCACCCGGATGCGGGCGGACCTGCGCGTCGCCCGGGGCATCGGGCAGGCGCCCGAGGGGCGGGGCGTCTTCCCCGGCATGAGCGTGGTCGAGAACCTGGAGATGGGCGCGTACACCCGGCGGGACCGCGCCGGCATCGCCGAGGACATGAAGATGGTCATGGACCTCTTTCCCCGCCTCGCCGAGCGGCGCAAGCAGGCCGGCGGCACGCTCTCCGGCGGTGAGCAGCAGATGCTGGCGGTGGGCCGGGCGCTGATGGCCCGCCCGCGGCTGCTGCTGCTCGACGAGCCCTCGATGGGGCTGGCGCCGAAGCTGATCCAGCAGATCTTCGAGATCATCACGCGGATCAACGAGCAGGGCACCACCATCCTGCTGGTGGAGCAGAACGCCCAGCAGGCGCTCTCCCGCGCCCACCGGGGCTACGTGCTGGAGACCGGCCGGATCGTCAAGGAGGGCACCGGCCGGGACCTGCTGCACGACCCGGCGGTCAAGGAGGCGTACCTCGGCGTGGCCTGA
- a CDS encoding ABC transporter ATP-binding protein has product MSEPQMHSQRDETSERDIADDGRSTVGTPPEKGADTPVEPTPGDTAPAGREPLLEVDHVTLRFGGVVALDDVAFTLYKGEILGLIGPNGAGKTTCFNAMTGVYRPTTGEIRFAGQRINGRRRSWITKAGIARTFQNIRLFPEMTALENVMVGADVHHKTSVISAMLRLPRHWREERQGRDKAYELLRFVGIERRAGDLARNLSYGEQRRLEIARALATDPTLLCLDEPAAGFTPAEKEELLGLIRKIRDNGTTVLLIEHDMRLVMGVTDRIVVLEFGKKIAEGLPAEVREDPKVIAAYLGVPTDAA; this is encoded by the coding sequence ATGAGTGAGCCGCAGATGCACAGCCAGCGGGACGAGACCAGCGAGCGGGACATCGCCGACGACGGTCGCAGCACCGTCGGCACCCCGCCGGAGAAGGGCGCGGACACCCCGGTCGAGCCGACGCCGGGCGACACCGCCCCGGCCGGCCGGGAGCCGCTGCTGGAGGTCGACCACGTCACCCTCCGCTTCGGCGGTGTGGTGGCCCTCGACGACGTCGCCTTCACCCTCTACAAGGGCGAGATCCTCGGCCTGATCGGTCCGAACGGCGCCGGCAAGACGACCTGCTTCAACGCGATGACCGGCGTCTACCGGCCCACCACCGGGGAGATCCGGTTCGCCGGCCAGCGGATCAACGGCCGCCGCCGGTCGTGGATCACCAAGGCCGGCATCGCCCGGACGTTCCAGAACATCCGGCTCTTCCCGGAGATGACCGCGCTGGAGAACGTGATGGTGGGCGCGGACGTCCACCACAAGACCAGCGTGATCTCCGCGATGCTGCGGCTGCCGCGGCACTGGCGGGAGGAGCGGCAGGGCCGGGACAAGGCGTACGAGCTGTTGCGCTTCGTCGGCATCGAGCGCCGCGCCGGGGACCTGGCCCGCAATCTCTCGTACGGCGAGCAGCGCCGGCTGGAGATCGCCCGGGCGCTCGCCACCGACCCGACCCTGCTCTGCCTGGACGAGCCGGCCGCCGGCTTCACCCCGGCGGAGAAGGAGGAACTGCTCGGGCTGATCCGTAAGATCCGGGACAACGGCACGACGGTGCTGCTCATCGAGCACGACATGCGGCTCGTCATGGGTGTCACCGACCGGATCGTCGTGCTGGAGTTCGGCAAGAAGATCGCCGAGGGCCTGCCGGCCGAGGTCCGCGAGGACCCGAAGGTGATCGCCGCGTACCTGGGGGTGCCGACCGATGCTGCTTGA
- a CDS encoding branched-chain amino acid ABC transporter permease, translated as MTATVDKKRTSVLKSRWAAMPKPVRMAAIAALIVLLYILPNKWFYEYLGFPIGSEYFAFYTTRSDFAGVLFDTAVFVLLAVGLNVVVGFAGLLDLGYFGFYALGAYTVALLTSPESRFGTNWPWLAAVPIAVMVAMVSGVILGGPTLRLRGDYLAIVTLGFAEMIRLYAARQDGVMQGQRGIPAIPHPPGTGSDGKPLFGVVDARPYYWLILTIILVVLLLIRNLANSRVGRAWVAIREDEDAAEIMGVPTFKYKLWAFAIGAAVAGLTGAVFAGKQTFINSDQFVLESSILVLAAVILGGAGNIKGAILGGAITWYLPEWLRGIGDLLGVEFDAAEYRILVFGLVVIVMMIFRPEGLVPNRRRAAEIADRRKEAVPQETVPNE; from the coding sequence ATGACCGCCACCGTGGACAAGAAGCGGACCTCGGTCCTCAAGAGCCGCTGGGCGGCGATGCCGAAGCCGGTGCGGATGGCCGCGATCGCGGCGCTGATCGTGCTGCTCTACATCCTGCCCAACAAGTGGTTCTACGAGTACCTGGGCTTCCCGATCGGCAGCGAGTACTTCGCCTTCTACACGACCCGCTCCGACTTCGCGGGCGTGCTGTTCGACACCGCGGTGTTCGTGCTGCTGGCGGTGGGCCTCAACGTCGTGGTCGGCTTCGCCGGCCTGCTCGACCTGGGCTACTTCGGCTTCTACGCGCTCGGGGCGTACACGGTCGCGCTGCTGACCTCGCCGGAGAGCCGGTTCGGCACGAACTGGCCGTGGCTGGCGGCGGTGCCGATCGCGGTCATGGTGGCGATGGTCTCCGGGGTCATCCTGGGCGGCCCGACGCTGCGGCTGCGCGGCGACTACCTGGCGATCGTGACGCTCGGCTTCGCCGAGATGATCCGGCTCTACGCCGCCCGCCAGGACGGAGTCATGCAGGGGCAGCGGGGCATCCCCGCCATCCCGCACCCGCCGGGCACCGGCAGCGACGGCAAGCCCCTGTTCGGCGTGGTCGACGCCCGGCCGTACTACTGGCTGATCCTGACGATCATCCTGGTCGTGCTGCTGCTGATCCGGAACCTGGCCAACAGCCGGGTGGGCCGGGCCTGGGTGGCGATCCGGGAGGACGAGGACGCCGCCGAGATCATGGGCGTGCCCACGTTCAAGTACAAGCTCTGGGCGTTCGCGATCGGCGCCGCCGTCGCCGGCCTGACCGGGGCGGTGTTCGCCGGGAAGCAGACGTTCATCAACTCCGACCAGTTCGTGCTGGAGAGCTCGATCCTGGTGCTCGCCGCGGTGATCCTCGGCGGTGCCGGCAACATCAAGGGCGCCATCCTCGGCGGGGCGATCACCTGGTACCTGCCGGAGTGGTTGCGTGGCATCGGTGACCTCCTCGGTGTGGAGTTCGACGCCGCCGAGTACCGGATCCTCGTCTTCGGTCTGGTGGTCATCGTGATGATGATCTTCCGGCCGGAGGGTCTGGTGCCCAACCGGCGGCGCGCGGCCGAGATCGCCGACCGGCGCAAGGAAGCGGTTCCCCAGGAGACGGTGCCCAATGAGTGA
- a CDS encoding branched-chain amino acid ABC transporter permease: protein MNFDELFGNFPTLTITGLEQGAIYALIALGYTLVYGVLRLINFAHSEVFMVGTFTAMWTWQALGYDQNSAAPALGPLILAVVAGLVVAMAASALTAVTVELVAYRPLRRRNAPPLAFLITAIGASFVLSESFGIGTSRAPFGMPELIPSKTVFTLFGAAITNLQLLILAVTLIMMVALDQFVNRSRLGRGIRAVAQDADTAALMGVNKNRVILLVFVLGGLMAGVGALLWDVRFGFTKFNVGFLIGLKCFAAAVLGGIGNLRGALLGGLLLGVVENYAAGVFGGDWKDFTGFVLLIVLLMFRPTGLLGESLGRARA, encoded by the coding sequence TTGAACTTCGATGAGCTCTTCGGGAACTTCCCCACCCTTACGATCACGGGGTTGGAGCAGGGCGCGATCTACGCCCTCATCGCCCTCGGCTACACCCTCGTGTACGGCGTCCTGCGCCTGATCAACTTCGCCCACTCCGAGGTCTTCATGGTCGGTACCTTCACCGCCATGTGGACCTGGCAGGCCCTCGGCTACGACCAGAACTCGGCAGCCCCGGCCCTCGGCCCGCTGATCCTGGCGGTGGTCGCCGGCCTGGTGGTCGCGATGGCCGCCTCGGCGCTGACCGCGGTCACCGTCGAGCTGGTGGCCTACCGGCCGCTGCGCCGCCGTAACGCGCCGCCGCTGGCCTTCCTCATCACTGCCATCGGCGCGTCCTTCGTGCTGTCCGAGTCCTTCGGCATCGGCACCAGCCGCGCGCCGTTCGGCATGCCGGAGCTGATCCCGTCCAAGACGGTCTTCACCCTCTTCGGCGCCGCGATCACCAACCTCCAGCTGCTCATCCTCGCCGTCACGCTGATCATGATGGTGGCGCTGGACCAGTTCGTGAACCGCAGCCGGCTCGGCCGGGGCATCCGGGCGGTGGCCCAGGACGCGGACACCGCCGCGCTGATGGGCGTCAACAAGAACCGCGTGATCCTGCTGGTGTTCGTGCTCGGTGGCCTGATGGCCGGAGTCGGCGCGCTGCTGTGGGACGTCCGGTTCGGCTTCACCAAGTTCAACGTCGGGTTCCTGATCGGGCTCAAGTGCTTCGCGGCCGCGGTCCTCGGTGGCATCGGCAACCTGCGCGGCGCGCTGCTCGGCGGCCTGCTGCTCGGTGTGGTGGAGAACTACGCGGCCGGCGTGTTCGGCGGCGACTGGAAGGACTTCACCGGCTTCGTGCTGCTGATCGTGCTGCTGATGTTCCGGCCGACCGGTCTGCTCGGCGAATCTCTCGGGAGGGCGCGCGCATGA